The DNA window AAAGAGTGAAGGTCGACAAACCAGCTCAGACTCTTGAACTTGTCCATGGTCCAGACGACGTTCTTGGTCTCGGGCTCAGAGTTGGGTCCGGTACCGTGGAAGACCTCGCTTCTAGGGTCCTCTGATGCGACGGAGCTCAGGTCGATGGTGTCGCTGAAAGCCTTCTTGTAGTTGAACAGGAAGTCGTAGTTGCGGTTGATGTCAATGCCCACCGCGTCAGGGTTGCCCTTTGAGCTCTTGGGGTTGCGGTTCTTGCGCCAGCACGAGTTGGTCTTTTGATCGTGCTTGACACCATCGGGGTTGATGTTGGGCAGAATGACAATGCCTCCGTCGAGAGCCTTGCGGACTTCGGCGGCAGTGTATGTGGTCTTGCCGTACTTGAGTCCCTTGCCCGCCTTACGAGCGTGCAGGAGATCAGAAAGCCAGTAGACTACATTGTCCGGACCACCGCGTTCACGAGCGTGCGCGCcgctgatgatgaagaactTGGGGTTCTTTCCGATCTTGGCACCCACAGTCTTGAAGCCCTCGTATGTCTTGTGAGGGGGGTGGATGAGCTCAACCTCCTTGAACTGCTTGGCCAGACCCTCAAGCGCAGAGTTGACTTCGGTGGGAGTCAGGATGGACTTGAGGTTGCGGTCCGAGGTGGACAGACCCTTGGGAGCAATCTTGCCCTTGTTGAAACGATCGCCTGTGCCGATGGGGAAGTCTGGCTCGGGACGGGCTTGTCGTGCTGACAGGCCATAGTTGCGCTCCGAGTGAGGGACTGAGTCGGAGGGGATGAGGCATGCCGAAGCAGAGAGCGCGTAAGCAACGAGAGCGAGCTTCATGATGTACAGACAAGCAAGGGAACAAGAGAGATGGATAGGGGGGATGAGGTGAGGTAGAGATGAGAATCTGGGGGAGATGAGtctatatttaagcttatgcGTCGCTGTCTAGGTATTGGCAATGCATGCTCCAGCCCATCGCATGTTGTGCCTGTACAACAGCAAACCAATAACAACATGAACTTACAAGGCACACgtcagttcccgccgatgtCTGGAATGATCAACATCTCCTTCCTATCTTAGCCACCCGCTCCGGCAAGAAACAAAGTTCCCATGGATAATTGAGCCTTGCACTAGACGGAAAGGAAAAGTCCAAGCTCGATGGTAGTTTCCTATAAGTTAAAAAGGGCTCGGCCTGTCGGCGTAGACTTAAACTGGTAGGTGAAGCGACAGATAACCATTCAACAAGGGTTAATGATTGGGTAGCAGCGAGGGACGTTTGGAAAGCTTGGCGGGAGGGGCGAGTTATACAGTGAGGAGATAGGGTAGATCTCTATTTGTGtgtttatctttattttgaCCTGATATATTGAGTAATTGATCAAGGGTTAAAGAGAAGGGATGAGGGTATTGCCGTTCGGTAGTTTGTGCTAATTGGGGGAATTGAAAGACTTGGTTCGACCGATAGACATGGTTTGGCTTTGGTTTAGGGTAAGGTGATGGGAATTAGATATGATAGATGATGGGGTTTATGGTCGGGTTACATTACTGCTTATGTTTCTCAATTTGTAAAATGAGCATCAATGCATGTTCAGTTGACGTATGATCATTATTGACATTTCAATTGAGTCTCTTTTTTCGGTGAAGAGCAATTAATCTTTATCATCTCAGTTGAATTATTTTGCTTCCCCAGATTGTTGCAACAGTCAGAACCAATGGGGACAGGTTGTATTATGATTACTAGACTGCAACCAGCGTCTAAATCATCAAACATTCAATTCCACCCTGAACCTAATAGACAACCTTGTACTCAATTCTATCTCAACATAATTACTCTCTATTCTCATTTCAATACCATCTCTTATATCCAACCTCCTCGGCTTCAACCACCCAATCACATTTCCCATCTCGCTGACGTATGCGAATTCACTCCCCAGACGTCATCACGTGACCGCTCCAAACCGAGCTTAGCTTAGCACAATTTGGCTCCATCGGAAACAGAACCAGTTCAACCCGGGTAGTAACGAGAAATTTATCATCACCTTTTTGAACCTCATCATCTCAACCGACTCCACCGCCCGCCAACGTCTCAATCGCAACCTCTTCCTTTCGATATACACAGAACCGCAAATATGTTCCGATCCGCCGTTCTCCGATCTCTCCGCGTCGCCGCCCGACCGGCCGCCATCCGCTCCTTCGCTGCTCCCCGCGTCGCTTCCGTTGCCGTCCCCAAGATCCAGAGCTTCCAGGCTGTGCGGTTCTACAGCGCCGGTGGTGCGctcaacaaggaggaggtCGAGGGCCGAATTATGAGCTTGTTGCAAGGCTTTGACAAGGTGAGATTGGGAAACCAGAAGCAATTGGGGGACGGGATATAGCTTCAAATAGATCAAGAAGCTCTGTCCCTCTCCGAGCAATTGCCGATAGTATGTAGCAGAAGCTAACGTCATTTCAAGGTCAACGATGTTTCCAACGTATGTCTCGAAAATGGGTCGTCATGATTACTTGCCTAACGAATTAAACAGATCAAGTCCTCCGCTCACTTCGCCAACGACCTCGGCCTCGACTCTCTTGACACTGTCGAGGTTGTCATGGCCATCGAGGAGGAGTTCAGCATTGAGATCCCCGACAAGGACGCCGACTCCATCCACTCCGGTACTTACACCTGCTCTGCCTCATAACCGCCAAACATGTACTAACACACCTTCTCAGTTAACCAGGCTGTTGAGTACATCCTGAACCAGCCCGACGCCAACTAAACGGTTTAATCTCCCATATACCCCCACCACCGCCGCCATCCACCAACCTCTTTTTTCTGTTCTTTTCTCCGCTCCATTCTTGTACAATTAT is part of the Fusarium poae strain DAOMC 252244 chromosome 4, whole genome shotgun sequence genome and encodes:
- a CDS encoding hypothetical protein (SECRETED:SignalP(1-21)~MEROPS:MER0011307), encoding MKLALVAYALSASACLIPSDSVPHSERNYGLSARQARPEPDFPIGTGDRFNKGKIAPKGLSTSDRNLKSILTPTEVNSALEGLAKQFKEVELIHPPHKTYEGFKTVGAKIGKNPKFFIISGAHARERGGPDNVVYWLSDLLHARKAGKGLKYGKTTYTAAEVRKALDGGIVILPNINPDGVKHDQKTNSCWRKNRNPKSSKGNPDAVGIDINRNYDFLFNYKKAFSDTIDLSSVASEDPRSEVFHGTGPNSEPETKNVVWTMDKFKSLSWFVDLHSFGGYMLYAWGDDDAQTTNKAESFANKKYDGRRGVLGDDETPKTKYKEYITKSDLSGQLKLGNRMKKVMENAGTSKYTVQEAVGLYPTSGASTDYALARYYGKACGKSKLQSYTIEFGEESGSAACPFYPDQKQYHMWMKQVASGLTEVALKAADTTPEVKKCPY
- the NUO12 gene encoding Acyl carrier protein, mitochondrial (BUSCO:56664at5125); translation: MFRSAVLRSLRVAARPAAIRSFAAPRVASVAVPKIQSFQAVRFYSAGGALNKEEVEGRIMSLLQGFDKVNDVSNIKSSAHFANDLGLDSLDTVEVVMAIEEEFSIEIPDKDADSIHSVNQAVEYILNQPDAN